CTggacaggaaaaggaaatatttccttaaaCATCCTGCAGCAAACGTGACTGATTGagcttccttttccctttgcctGGTGCATTTCCCTTCTTTGCACAGACAGGATCTAACCAGATTTGCAGGGTATGAACTGCAGGTTACTTCCAAATTCATAACTATGAAATGGTTCGTTTAGCAGGACAAAGGCCAAGCCGACAGACACCCTTTTTCCAGCTCAGCATGTGCATAGCAATGGGAGGGTGGCAAGGAGCTTTTGTTAATCTCAACCGAGCTGGCAAGAATGCTGCAAAATGAAGGCTTTGaagatgttttttcttaatttttaaagcaacagTTTGTTAGAACAAAGCTTGAAAATCTTGCAAAAGAAACCAATCTGCAAAATATTGAATGTCCTCCCTGGCAGTCATATAACTTAGGCAGATTTCTCCACTAGCAATTAGTCTGTACAGTTTACTTTACCAGTCTTTattggttttggggggttttttagattctgttctgctgcatctgtgaaaatgtttttccccagcttgaatgcactgaaaaaaaaaaagaaatagttgGCAGAAAGAATTAGGGTATCAGGTCAGGTTGGGGCTGATCCAAGcagtgggattttttccttttagtttaAACGTGTAGAAATTGAAAGCTTTAAAAGCTTCGTGCTTAGAGCTGTTCCCAAAATAGCTGGGACTCACACTCCACTTCCTAATGTGCTCACATCACAAGACTAACTGCTGCTACTTGCTCTCTTTTGTCTGAGGCTTCAGTGGAGAGCTGAGATGCtgactgctctgctctgcaaggGAGCagcccttccttcttccccgGAGGTGACCCAGCTCTCCTCCCCAAAGATAGCCCAGGTAATTTCCCTCTGGGCACCAATATCACACCCCACCTTCCTGAGCCCAAACAATCCAGTGGCTTTCACAAAGTACAGTGACCCTCTTCAGGGATTGGtttacatgtttttatttttataatcataaatacaaaataaaaatagtaaacaAGTGCTATAGGTTTATCTTTTTGTTGGGATGAGGTTCAGGCTTGATCCTGAGCACTTCCAAGTTTTTAAGTTCAGGACTAGATCTTTGTTCTTAGAAAACAAATCATAGCAAAAACCAACTTAGACTTTTACCCCGAAGCCAGTGCCATCAGTAACAGCATTCTCTCAGGTTGTCTTTTAAAGCACAGCAACAACTAAGGATACTGAAGGATGAGagtaaatgcaaaaatatttttacaaatgGACCCCACTTCCTGCAAGTATTGTTGGGTGCTGCCCCACTGACCTCAGCCACAAGTTATGGTTTTGGTAGGATGATGCTGTGTTTAGTAGCACATGCACAGTTAGCACCGGCTTCTTCCAAGAGGTctttctgtgtaattttttcGAATTTTGGTTATAAGAGGATCCAACCTTGCCTTGATACAAGAAATTTGGCTTGTTAAAATTCCCTTCTAAGGCGTGGgtttccctccccctcccaaagacaccAGTTTTGATTTGAAATGCTAGTGATGCACTGTCCAGAAAGAGTTCATCTTTTGGTCAGACCGCAAATTCTGCAGCACTTCTGAAGGCTCTGCTGTTCAGAGACATGCAGACATTTGTCAACGGGGTTTAGTTCTTTAACTTGAGACAAAAGAGAGTGAGGTCCAGCATTTCAGCTAGTATCTGTGGACTCATTTTCTAGAGACCAGAGAGCTGAGCAAGGGTGAGGGTGGGTGACAAATACAGTTGGATGTTACAACTTAAAATAAAGTAGTCATGAAACAAATAAAGGCACCAAACCATATAACAAGCCAACTTTGGTAGATTTCTTGCAAAATAGAtgcatttaaatacatttacagTTGACAAGGTTATACTGTTCTTAAAAAGTTGCAATGATGAAATACAGAACATTTCATTCTTGTACCAAAACTACATATCACATCATAAAAACAATAttacagcttttatttaaagGGAGACAGCGTTAGAACTGCACCTCTTTATAGAGAAGTAGTTGTAGACATACAGCTCTACTTTTGTATTGTCTGATAAAACAGACCCTGTTatttgtgtgtttaaaaaacaaaagcagttaTCTTCAAGAGGGTAAATCTTGTGCTCAATATTCAACATCAAAATTTGCAAAGGCAAGGCTTTAGTCTCTTATTCCAGTTTGTGAATTGTTGATACCTCCAGGATTTTAAGTTTGCTAAGCAAGGCAAGAACAGAGTCAATGTAAATCTGTCAGACCCACAGCTATGGTTAGTCCATAAGTTTGGTGTTATCAGAAAGCTGCAAGAGTTAATGCTCAGGGCAGGTGTGCACTGTATTGGTAGGTGATTGTGAGGACCTATGAGGTCGTAGTGCTGCTCTCTGAGGAGTATAAACAGCACATTTCCTCGCTAACTCTTGGTAGAAATCTTATGGCAATGCTGATGCTGCCACCGTTAGTAGCATAATCCTGTGTGGATTTACAAGGAATTAGATTGGAGGAGTATCACACATCCCCTTAAGCCCCTCCCTTAAAACGGTTTGTCTCTgcagtgtaaaataaaaaagtgtaaGCTAATATTTCAGGCTGTGGTGAAGTTCAGGAGGTGTCGAGCTCAGGAAAATTAGTTATGTTGCCCAAACCATCTTCCTTCCAGTCTGCAGAGTATTACCAAGGCAATGcagaggagctgagagctgtgaGAGTCATGACTTCACAACTGATCGATCACCTGGCATAAAGTCTCAGTCAAGATATTTTTGGTAAAATTCTTCTAGCAATTTTTTGCTTGATTTGGTAAATGAAGGAAAGCACATGTTAACAAAATCATAGTGGGGAGCCAACCAAGTGCATGTCCAACTGAACACACATTTCAAAATTGGCAGCAAGCAGAACTTGGCAAGAAGGCCACCAAGGCATCATTCCCCCCAACCATCAGTATCTGGGGCAGTTTTTATGTTTCCAGTCTCCTGTAGTGCAGATGAGAGGAGCAGAGGCCCTGCTGGAGCTAGGACATACAGTGATCTCCTAGATTTCTTAATCTAGTCCTCGAATAATTCTGGCAATGACTTCATATTCAAGTAAAAACAGAGCATAAgctgaagaaagagaagagatgaAGAACCTCAAGGGACAACTCAGTGTTATCTGATTTGTACTCCACTAAAGGACAGCAACTACCTGAAATCTCTTTCAAGGTTTCATATACACAGACCAATACATTTCACTGAGGGACTGAAACAACTGAAGAAAGCCAAGTAACTTTCTCCAAACAGTTACTGCTTGCGGGATTAAGGACCAAGGTTAGTGTCATGCTTTGGACAGAATCCCTATTTTATTTGCCCAAATAGATCAAACCCCCCCCTTATCAGTCCGAGCGGGAACTGCCAAATGTAGCCTTTTGGGAGAGATGACGGAGATAGGAAGCTGCTCCTCGGCTACAGGGCGCATCCGACGCCCGGTGCCAGCAGTCAGGCGGTGCCCCGAGGCACCGGCAGCGACAGCGGGCGGTAAAGTACTCACAAGTAAGTGTCACGATAACGCCGGGGAAGGGCCGAGGCCCGCGGCAGGAGCCGGGCgggcaggcggcggcggcgaaGCCCGGACGGGGCGTCCCGGTAAACGCCGCCGTGACTCGCCCGAGCTCCTTGGTTCCCCCGGCCGCCCCGGGCGGGGGAGACGCTGGTTCGGCTGCTCTGCGCGGCCGCGGAGGGCTCTGCTCGCCCGGCAGCGCGGTCGGTCAGTACCGGGAGCCGGCGGCGCCGAGCGCGGCGCCGCCCGCAGCGGAGCGGCCGGACCCGCCGGGGAGCCGGGCTGGAGGGCAGCGGGCGCTGCCCTGCCTAGGGCCGCCGCTTCACGGGGGTCCCCGTTAAGAAAAGCCTCCAGGCAGGGGAGCGCTGGAGCTCCCCGCAGACGCTCCCGGCCCGCAGCCGTCTGTCCGTGCCCCGCGGGGCTGCGGAGCCGGCCAGCCCCGCTCAGACGTAGTTCTTCTTGTCGTACTCGCCGTTGGACGTGGGCCGCCGTGGCGCCGAGTACTTAACGGGGAAGGAGGTCTCGTCgcgctgggagcaggagcagcagcagatgagGCAGCCCCCGAAGAGTAGCAGGGCCGTGGCCGCCCAGCCGATGTAGAGCGCGGCCCCCATCTCCCGCTTCTGGGACGACGGCACGGTGGGGTCGTAGAAGTCGCTGATGACGATGTTGGCGAACCAGCAGAGCGGGATGAGGACCAGGACCCCGCAGAGGATGTAGATGGCCCCTCCGGCGATCACGATGCGGGACTTCATCTTACCGGGCCGGATGCAGTTGGTGCACTGCGCGCCCACCACGGTCACCATCAGcgccaccagccccagcagtgccacgaTGACGGTGAGCGCCCGGCCCGCCTGCACCTCGGGCGGCAGCGCCAGGATGGAGTCGTACACCTTACACTGCATCTGCCCCGTGCTCTGCACCACGCAGTTCatccacagcccttcccagatGGTCTGCGCCACCACGATGTTCACGTCGATGAAGGCCGACACCTGCCACATGGGCAGCCCGCAGGCCAGGATCACCCCCACCCAGCCCAGGATGCCTAGTCCCAGCCCCAAAATTTCCACCGCCGCCGAAGTCATGCTGCTGACACCGCTGTCCCACGGGCTCCGCAGGAAGGAGGGCGCAGCAGGTCTCCTGCGCTGCCCCGGGCGGCTGCCGAGCCGGGTCTGAGCGGCGCGGTCGCGGGCAGTGCTTTATGAGGAGCCGCGGGGCGCCCGCCCTCCGCCCCCGTCCCGCctggcccggccctgcccggcagCAGCACCGCCCGCCGCGGGCCGGCACCGGGCCAGGGGCAGGGGGCGGGTGTCCGGCCCTTCCTGCTGCTCGAGGGGTCCCGCCGGAGCTGGGAAACCTCGCTCTGGTCTCCCCGGCACCCTGATCTGGGAGGAGCTCGCAGGAACGCTGCCCGTTCCCAGTTAAGCGTGGGGCGGGAGGCATCTTGTCTCGGATTTCGGCTGTTCAAATTCCTTTCAGTGCCGTTATCTGTGTATTTCCTATTTACTGATAAAGTCCGCAGCCAGACCTGTGGAGAGGTCTTGCCAATACAGGCACCCAGCAGTGTGGAAGTCCTGGTTATCGGAGTGTAATCGATCATTTTTCAGAAGACTGAGCACTGATGGACAGACACAGCTCTCTCCTGCACACTGTCAGGCAAAAAGttaagaaaacactgtcaaacgcTTAGGAGCCACCCTGAAAATGGAAGCGCTTTGAATATGGGATCTGCATGTCACCTGTCAGTACCAGTAGACAGATTCTTAGTTTGGTCCAGGAAGAATAACTGCTCTTAGCTTACACCAGGCATGAAACTCTGTTAGTTCTGATCCTGGTGCCAAGAGCAAGGCATACAATTTACACATGTTTTCACAAAGACTCCAAACCTGACTTTAGTGTTTTAATTGTTCGAGTACATTTTGAATCTTTATGGTATGTTAATGAGTTACATGGCCCTGtcaaaaatctgtatttacaaGAGGTTTTATCATCAGGCCGGGCAGACACTGTAATTGCTACAGTCTCTTCATGACTGCTGGTGTCCTGGATTGTTCTTGCAAAGTAGCCTTGGttcagcccctgctgcagccagcagcaggtctCAGCCCCCCAGGCTGGCAGATGCAGGGAGTGTTTGTGGTGTGAATGCTGCAGTTACAgaagctggagaaagagaacagACCTCACCAGCTGCCTCACAGCACTCACGAGGAGCTGAGTTCCAGTGGCTTTGCACTGGGTGTCCTGAGAAAGGCTTGTTTTGATTGCAGTAAGTTAGGATGTTTTAGACAAAATTGAAAGTTATGTTCACAGTGACTTTTGAATTGGTTTGACTAGATTTAGTTTCAGTTAGCCCAAAGTGTCCTTCCAGTGTAGAGAAGATCACAGAGTTGAAAAGAGCACATTTCCTGCCCCTATATAAGCGGTTTTCTCTGTTGTACAAAAATATACAGCACATAATGTGGCATGCAGAGGTTTGTGATCCAAATCTTAAGACTGATATGAATGCAGCATTAATGGAAAGGTCCACATgtgaagcagaagcagcagaagaaaaaataagcaaaggTTAAAGGAATCACATGGATTGACAGCTGAGGATGTGACTGCTGAGGTAACAAGGAGCAATGCCCTGCGCACATCCTGACAGGTGACTTCAGCAGAGGACCCCAGTGTAGTAACAGGAGGATGACAACAAGGTCACAGCACACTGGATATGGCCTTtgacttcctttttttaacaaCCAGAAGATGAACTTTAGCTGCAAGACACCAAATAGCCACACGAcacccaaaaaaagaaatacaagaacATCAGGAGCTTGTGGACCGTCATGGAGTTGGACATGCTGACGCAGGATGATTGCAGCCTTTTGATTATCTCTGCCTGAGGAGCTGCAAACATTTCTAGCATGGAAAATGTCTTCCTAACAAAGGCTGCCTGGTAAACGGAGTTCAGAGGATTTATCTCCTCTCCCAGTTGTATATAAAATAGATACAGTTTACTTCCATTATTCAAAACTGCAAATTCCAGTGTGCAAGTCCAGGAGGAATGTGTGACTGGGGCTGTGCAGTCTGTCAAACTGAGGCTGCTTACAATCACTCAGAAGAGTCCCTGGTGTCAGGGAGAATGTGCAAAAGAATCATCCACAGAGACAGAGGTATCTCAGAGGTGAACAGGAAGAAACCCAGAACACAGGCTGAAACTGAATAACGTCTGTATTTATGATGATAATAATGATTATATAGAGAACAGCACAGAAGAACAATTAAGAAAGGGGGGAGAAATGCCAGTTATCTTAGCCCATAAGCACAGGAAAGCCCCACCCTTGCCACTTGCCCGGGAGCACGGAACTCTGAGTTTCCTCTGATACATGGCCTGTGTGtgctcctgtgctggctgggaggcACTCATGGGGCTGGCGCAGCTGCCTGGGTCTTTGGGCTGAGAAAGGAAAGCAGCCCATGGCTTGTTTTACCTCTGCAACCCTCACCCCACCTTCCCTTGCTACCTGTAACCCAGCAACTGATTCCTACAAATCACTTAATCCAAGGCAATTATTTCTCTGGGGAAATACATGCTTAATAATCACAGAGCAACCGAACCTTTCTTCTTAGAGGCATTTCCATTCCTGGTATTTCacttttgtctgtttcttttcattatcCCAGATATTAGCTTTTATCCTGGTTACTGGCAACAACCTctgtttttaattactttattttctgaTCCTAAAAGTCTGTTGCACAGACTACCTTTAATGAGACCACTGGTGCAAGGTGCTCACAGGTTTGCTTACTTGACTTACTGGTACCTTGactgacagagctgctggggggCCTGAGGACCCCATCAGCATCAGCACGTTGTGGTTTCCTATGGTGTTAATGTCAAAACACTGGAAATTAAACTCCCAGAAATGAAAAGGTTCTACTTTCTTAAATGGAAGTACAAATCAGCATGATGTT
The DNA window shown above is from Corvus hawaiiensis isolate bCorHaw1 chromosome 18, bCorHaw1.pri.cur, whole genome shotgun sequence and carries:
- the CLDN5 gene encoding claudin-5, which encodes MTSAAVEILGLGLGILGWVGVILACGLPMWQVSAFIDVNIVVAQTIWEGLWMNCVVQSTGQMQCKVYDSILALPPEVQAGRALTVIVALLGLVALMVTVVGAQCTNCIRPGKMKSRIVIAGGAIYILCGVLVLIPLCWFANIVISDFYDPTVPSSQKREMGAALYIGWAATALLLFGGCLICCCSCSQRDETSFPVKYSAPRRPTSNGEYDKKNYV